The following is a genomic window from Neofelis nebulosa isolate mNeoNeb1 chromosome 12, mNeoNeb1.pri, whole genome shotgun sequence.
TCATAAATGATGCTGGAGAAAGTTGATGTCGGCATGGAAAATCACAATTGCACCTTTCTACAGCATTccatatacaaacatatacacacatacttccCAAGTAGTTTAAAGACCAAAAGTTAAAGGGCAAACCGCAGTGTATCTGAATGAAATCAAGACATAAAAGGATTTCTTCATCAAGATACAGAAAAtactaatcatcaaggaagagGTTGACAAATGTGACTGTATTGAAATTATCTCTACctaagaaaacatcagaaaaacccaaattgagggccattctacaaaatacctgatcaGTACTCTTCAAAATGGTCAGGGTTATAAACAAcaaggagagaaatggagacagattGGAGGAGCCTAACAAGACATAATGACTAAATGCAATGTGTATTCTGGATTGGATCTTGCAAACTAGAAGCCCATTAGGGGCAAAACAGGTGGAAAAAACCAAAATCTGTGGTTAAGTTATAGTATTTAACCACTGATAATTTcctagttttgacaaatgtactatGATTATATAAGATACTAACATTAGGGGAAGATGCATAGAgtgtatatgggaactctgtataATACAGTTACACCTGTTACATAAATCTAATATCATTCCAAAAtagaaagttttcaaaaaatttaaaaaaataagttcaccATAGTAGTGAAAGTGCCTGatgataacctttttttttcttgtgaatgcCTGACATTACACTTTTGATTACTGAGGCACTCATTTCAAAGACATCCAACTCGAATAAACATACTGCGGGCTATACCATGGTTGGTCACTAACTAAACAACTGGGTAAAGAGGCAGGTCGGCCCTCCTGTGAAATTCCCCTTTTAGAAAGGCCTGGGTAACCTATGTAACTGACCACCTGAGTGACCCCGCACTTTCCTTCCTGCGCTTTCATTCCTGCTCTTAGGTTTCAAATTCTGCAATAAAGAGTGAAGCTGTGAAAGCCTTGgcaccccatcccccagccaaataAAGGCAGAATCCCCAAGGATcgcccccttctctccctttacCTAAGACCTCGTTCTGTGGCCCTGGGCCTACCTTGTACCCTCCAGGACTTGTGAGGAACGAACTCTGTTTTTTCAAAGTTCTCTGATGGTTGCTGCTGAGGAGTATCTTGTAAGTGTGGGCTGGTCCAGCCACAACATTGGCTGGTAAGGGAAATGTCTGTGGGGGGTCTCACCACAAGTAGCAGGGGCCTAGGTGAGTCCCAGGCATTCTTGGCCAATAGGATTTACTATCGAAGGCAAAGACCAATACCAAAGAGCCCTGTAttataccatacacagaaattaatTCAAATGGATAACTGACTTAAatgtgaaagtgaaaacaataaagcaactaaaagaaaatatagaagaatacTTTCACTACCTTGAGGAGGCAAGGATTTCTGGAACACAGTACAAAAGCATTAACTATAAAAAAATGCGGATAAATGGTATCTCTTTGTATTTGGGTTGCTAGCTTCCAACTCAGTAGAATATTTTAAGAGGTATTTGTCATAATTTATCTTGCCTTAATTATTAAATTACCGTAACTTCAGATATTCCAAACTAGAAAGTTTTCTCCCGACTCCATCTACTATGTTTCTTAAAACTTAGATCAATATCCAGAACTTATTTTTACTGATTATATAAACATTATCTGAAGCTGAGGCATGTATGTCTGCATTATTGACTCCTCATAAATTCCTCCTCATAAAGCAAGCCACGGACATCAATCACTGCTCGTGCAAGGACCCAAGACCTTCTTGCCTACAATCCCCAACACAAGCTCCTTCCTCCCAGACAACCCTAAAGACTCTGGCTCTCATCTTGCGACAGGGCTCTGTGCCATTTACTGATCTCACCATGTTTCATTCCCCCTCGTAAGGAAGTCCTCTTTTCTCATGATCCACAGAACCCCATCAGGGAGAGGAAAGGCAGataatttcactttcttttacGCTACTTAAATATAACTCAAGAAGCGTATCTAATATTTAGTTTGCCTACTAGTATTTCTGGACAAACTACGACCAGTGTAACTTAAGTAGTATGCATTTCACTGCAATAGAAGACAAAGAACTTAATCATTTCTTGTTTACTTCACAGATATATCGACCACTATTTGAGGAAATTTATACTATCTGCAGATATGTTTTTTATGGTTGGCCATAAAGTCATAATTTATGTCCTGATAGATGACTTCTCCAGGATGCCTTGGATACAGCTGAGTCCCCTCCGTACAATCAAAGTGTTTGAAATCAAGCGAGAGAAGAGATGGCAAGATGTCAGCATGATGCGCATGAAGACTATTAGTGAACATGTTGTAGATCATATCCAGCGTGAAGTCGACTTTCTCTTCTGCATGGATGTAGATCAAGTCTTCGTAAGGAAATATGGAGTGGAGACTCTGGGGGAGTCAGTGGCTCAGTTACATGCTTACTGGTACAAGGCAGATCTGATAAAGGTGCCATATGAAAGAAGTGAGTTATCAGAAGCATATATACCTACTGGCATGGGAGATTTTTATTACCATGCTGCTGTATTTGGTGGCACTCCTACCCAAGTTCTCAATATTGCCAGGGAGTGCTTGAAAGGAATCATGAATGACAAGAAAAACAGCATTGAAGCAGTATGGCATGATGAAAGCCACTTAAATAAGTATTTCTTTCTCCACAAACCTGCTAAGCTCTTATCACCGGAATATTGCTGGGATTTTACTAGAACGGATATCATTAATATTCGTAATATCAAACTCTCTTGGGCTAAAAAGGATTATAAACATCTTAGGGTGAAATTGTAGTTTTATAGCACTTCCTTCAGATTTCTGAAAATAAGAGCATCATTTTTGTCTTATTCCTTAGGAAATTAGCACTTGATAAATtttagcactaaaaaaaaaaaatcactagcaAAATGGCAAGACCACCAATATGGAATACTCATACTTCTCCTCATATTCATTGTGAATTGTATAAGATGGGATACAGCAATTGCAGAATGAATGTACTGATGTCAGATGGAGATACAATGATTTCATATCCTGTGTGAATACTGAGGAGATATTATTTGTTGGATTACATTGAACAAAATAGAATCTGTCACAAGAAAATGAAACCTGAAATATTTCTATTGATCCATGTAGATACACATCTCTCGTACTGCTTAAGAAAGGGggttgtcagggtgcctgggtggctcagccggtccaactcttgattttggctcaggtcaggattccAGGGTTGTTGGATCAAGGCTcccgtcaagctctgtgctgagcatggagcctgcttaagattctgtgtgtgtatgtgtctctctctctttacctctttctctctctctctctctccccctctgcctcttcccccatctctctctcaaataagattaaatctaaaaaatcaacaaaataaaataaaaatgaaaaagaaaggggatTGTCTGGAGGTGTGGATAAGAAGTCACTGCAACTATAGTAATATCCTGTCTATGCAAAACATTAAAGATGTTAAAGCTGCCATCAGATGGACGGATCATTACttaggaaactgagtcacacAAAAAGAACTAGGCGTTTTAAAACTAtgagattgaggggcgcctgggtggctcagtcggttaagcgtccgacttcggctcaggtcacgatctcgcggtccgtgagttcaagccccgcgtcgggctctgggccgatggctcagagcctggagcctgcttccgattctgtgtctccccctctctctgaccctcccccgttcatgctctgtctctctctgtctcaaaaataaataaacgttaaaaaaaaaaatttttaaactatgaGATTGATTgttataaaaactaaaagaaaatggaatagatacagagaaaattgAAAGCCCCTCCTTTACTCTCCCTTTGAAAACCTATCCCTCACTATTCcttttatatgcatttatataccCACCACATGAATACCCACACACACAGTGACACTTGTATTTTACACAAATTGATTCAtatcacacacatgcatacatacaggCACACACAAGGATTTTACCACTAGTCGGGGCCCAGTTAGGAAAACAGATAATGCTATCCTCAGTATTTAACAGTGGAGATTTAACACAGGGAACTGGACATACAAGAGCTCATAACAGAGCTGAAGTGCACACAAGACAAAGTGAAGCAacccataattaaaaaaaaaaaaatttaatgtttattttggagagagagagagaaagagagagagtggggaaggggcagagagagagggaaacacagaagccgaagcaggctccaggctctgagctgtcagcagagagcccgacgcagggctcaaatccacaaactgtgagatcatgacctgagctgaagtgagacacaaccaacagagccacccaggcgcccctaatttttattttaatgaaggcAATAGCACTCCTAAGGCTGAAGGGAAAATTGTAGAATGTCCACAAAGAGCCAGAACCTAGCATGAGCTGCCTGGCATGGGTGGGGACAACAAAGAGAGGAGTCTAGTCACTGCTAAGGATGTCACccaaaggagacagagacagagacaagagagaaATGTACagacttttctccttctcctgtcCTGTCTGCCTTTGTTTCCACTGGCCAGTGCCATCCAGTAGTCGGATGCAGTGGAGTCTAGGAAATGGAGGTCCCTGCCACACCGAGCAGAGTGTGGGGAAAATGAGATCGAAATCTGAGAGTAAACAGACAAATGGCTACCACAGTCCACCCATGTTGCCACAAAGCACTCATCCTCTTCCTCCTAACTCCCATAAAATGACTGCATGTTTCTACCATGCAAAACGCAACCAGCTTTTGTGTAAATAATCACACCCAGAAGGGTGAAATCCGAAGTAATGCCTGACATAGTTTCCCTCATTATGTCCAAGAATCCAGGATGATATGAGGTCCTCTCCCTCAGGACTCTATGTGGCTCTTCATTGTTTGGTGAGCTCTGATCCAAATTGTAAAGAATAACTAATACtactcatttagaaaaaaaaaattgtaagagaaggaaaaggggaaaataattgGTTAACACATAAAAAggtacatatatatgataatgtATACTTATGCttataatataaatgtaagaaaaatatacatgCCTTCTGTGGTCCTCATTTCTGTAGCTGGTTCCAAGGTCAAGTTCATATTGATCACTCCTTTCTTTCACCACCCATTCCACATTCTTTACTTTCTGCTGGAAGCTCAGATGAATAGGGTTCCTTACTAGGAAGATGATATAAAGCTTCTCCTTTATAATCTGAGTCTTATAATCTTTAGaatctgagtcttttttttttttttcaacattttttatttttatttttgggacagagagagacagagcatgaacgggggaggggcagagagagagggagacacagaatcagaaacaggctccaggctccgagccatcagcccagagcctgacgcggggctcgaactcacggaccgcgagatcgtgacctggctgaagtcggacgcctaaccgactgcgccacccaggcgccccaagaatctgaGTCTTTAGTGGGTCTTTATCAGATTGCCACAGCTTTCCCTTAACAAGGACTGTTGGATAAAGTAGTTTAAGAGGCTCCCAGGGAACACCTTGAACTCTAGATACAGCCCTCATGCCACCATTGTGGCGTAGCAACCGACTTTCATCTTGATAATCAGTTCCCTGATCCAGTACAGAGACCCCTTCTCTGGCTGCTGATCCAGCGcaatgagaatgcaaaatggccGGGGGGGAGTCTCAGATGCCCATTCAACAGGACCatcattttgtttccttgtaCACGAGAACCTTCAAACTCATCGAGCCCAAGGTtgcagagaagaaagtaaaaatggttccagcaggggcgcctgggtggctcagtcggttaagcgtctgacttcggctcaggtcacgatctcgcggtacgtgagttcgagccccgcgtcgggctctgtgctgacagctcagagcctggagcctgtttcagattctgtgtctccctctctctgtgaacctcccccgttcatgctctgtctctctctgtctcaaaaataaataaacgttaaaaaaaatttttttttaaatggttccaGCAGATTATCTGATGTAATTGTAAAACAAAGCCTCACATCTCTACTTCTTGGTTCCAGGACCCATGCATTGTGGCTTTGAGGAAGACGATATGACCTAGTGACTACTATTTAATTCCTTTAGAACATTCCTTTAGAATGGCATCCCAACCTCACCAGGTGTTGTCTTAGAGCTGATACAGTGACTGAGGCTTTCAGTAGGCTGCTTCACAAAGTTAGCTGCTTCTGGGTCATGAGTTATAAGGTAAGACCAGTGAATTCCATGGACAGAAGCCCACTGTTGCACTTAGTTGCCAATAAACTCTCTCTCTTTGGCAGAGGCaatgaagaaaacattctgtAAGTCCACATGTGGTAGTGCTGGAAGAAGCACTATGGGAAAGGAAGGTATATCTGTACCCAGAATATGTTTGGGGAcaaatttcttctccttcccttgtgGAAAAGCTCCAAGGTTACCAATATGCTGCCAGGGGCCAGACAGTCCCTCAGAAGAAAGGTGTCATATGATGTACTCAGGGAGGCCTCTGCCGCCGGGTGGTTGCACGTTTAGCAGCAGAGAAAGCCAGATCGTCACTGATGAGAGGAAGTCTATCTTACTGAGCCACTGGAtagcctctgtctctgccaccaAGGCCACTTTGTACATGGGCCATCAAGAAAGCACTGTGATGGCTGCAGAAAGAGGCTGGCTGACATCACGGAACAGATTTTTCTCTACTTGATTATTGAGAGTCTCATCTACCAAGATTGCTCTTTGGTGAGTATTTTCATGGGACACTCACATCCTTACACTCTGTACCTATTTCAGAAGCCCATAAAGAACTTCAGACTTTCTTGTCACTGAGTTTTCAATCTGCCTGAGTCCAATCTCACAGAAATGACTTCCACTGTAATGGGTTACAGCTGCATACACCCAAGCTTTTTGTTGGATCAGAAAGCATTAAGTTCACAATGGGTAGGAGAGGTCATAGTTCAGGTAAATTTAGAATCCCATGTGCCTAGTATTCTCTACCTGGCTGTGGAAAATGCCCTATTCAGTATCTTTATTTGCCACATGAACCTGTTCAGGGTCACAGAACCTTTCTTGGCAGACAATGCCTGACATAGGGCCTTCTCTCACCCTGGGTCTCACTCAAAATTGGCAGGGTATTGGTTTCTCAACACACAGGTCTGAGTGGCACTCAAGTACAATACACCTTGCTTTTAATATCCAAAAAGTCCCACTGAGCATATTTAGGCCTCTGATTTGGTGATATGTAGTTCAAGGTGCAGTAATTTGCCTAGAACCAACAACCCTACATGCTCCTCAGAAACGTCACTGATGTGTGTCAGGCCCCTGAATTTTTATGGGGTGTCTCTTCCACCTCCTGGCACACATTTGTATTAGCATGACATCTGACAGTCTTGCTCCTTTCTGCTCAAAATGCTCAGCATGATGTTAATAATGGTATCCTGTGAGATGTCCACATGGTCGAGGATGCTGTGGATAATATTATGACAACACAGGAGAGTTCACATAACTTGGAGGTTTACTGATGTCTCTGCCAGGTAAAAGCAAACTGCTTTTGATAATCCACACTAACGGATATAAGGAAAAGCATCTGTCACCTGTAGACCACACAACAGGGACTGTGTTCATCTGCTCTAGCAAACATACGACACCAGGAGAAGTTACTGTGATTGAAGTCACCACttgagtaactttacagtggttCCCAGGCATTCAACCAATGAATCTGTCTCTTATACCGGCCAAACAAGCAAAGGTAGCAAATAATCTCAGGTTAAGTGTACCTGTTTCAATAGCTTCAGAACTTCAGCTCAATCCAATTCCATTCGTCTTAATCTAATATTATTAGATATTAAACAAGGATGTGATAGGAATCAACAGCCTGCAGTGTTTGAGTTTTTAATGATAACACTAATCTTTACAATCTCCACAGGGAGGTGTTATATaacttctttcttaaatgtttgtttatttttgagagagagagagagacagagcatgaacaggggcgtttatttttgagaaagggagacacagaatctgaagcaggctccaggctctgagctgtcagcgcagagcccgacgtggggctcaaacacacaccgcgagatcatgacctgaacgggaGTCGGACGCTTCAGGTCcgagcctgagccacccagatgccccggggTTATATAACTTTTGATTTACCATTTTAGTGGATTTACCACTAAAGTGAGTGGAAATGGATTTCTACTCGCTCTGTTAAGTAGATCACCATGCTACTTCTTGCCTCTAGAAATTATTGTCAACTCAGACCTAATGTCCATTCTGCATTTTCCTCCAAGGACACAGTCATCCTACTATACGACCACAGGTCCTCCCTTGGGGTGACATAGACTCCTCTTCAGTCGAGGGACTCCAGGTCTGTAAACTGGCTTAAGTGTGGGAACATGAGACACCATAACCTGTTACCATGGCAACTGAAGTCAAGTTTCTGCTCACCGGGTCTAGAGGTTCCCCAGTAATGTAAACCCCACAATTCTCATTGAAATCTGAGAGTCCATTTCAATGTCAgtatttgatggtttcctatctcacatttaggtttttcatccattttgaatttatttttgtgtatggtacaaggaagtggtccagtttcattcttttgcatgttgctgtccaattttcccagcaccatttgttgaagagactgtctttttcccattgtatattcattcctcctttgtcaaagattaattgatcgtatatatagttgtgggtccatttctgggctttctattctgttccattgatctgtgtgtctgttttttgtgtcaaaaccatactgtcttcatgcctacagctttgtaatatagcttaaagCAAAAGTGAATATTATTATCCTCTCTCTGTATCCATGCCCATTTTATATAGCCCCAGTAGATGTTCTCCAACAGCCAGACATGTGAATATAGAACAGCAAGCTCTCAACCAACTGACCAGAGTACTGTAGCTACATGAGTACTCTGAGATGAGATCAGCTAAGCCTGGCCCAGAACAGTAGCAAAGGACCCTAGACTCATGAGCAAAAATAAAGCATCATTGCTTTAAGCTATTAAGGTTTGGGTGGGTTGTTATACAGCAAAAATTAATTGATATCAGAGCACTTCTAGTCTTGGGAACTATTATTATCAGTCAGGGTCCAATCAGGAAAATCTGCGTATTTCAAATGGGGGATTTTGAGAACTGGTTACACAAGTGATAGAACTGCTAAGGAGCTAGATGGGAtagtaaggaaactgagaagcTGCGGCCATCCCAAGAGCCAGAAGGGCACAGGAAGGTGGTGGGACCAAAGGCCAGAAGCCAGGGTCATCAgtgggggctggaacccactgCAACCACGAAGGGCACAGCTATCTGGTGGCAGGTGCAGTCACAAAGTAGACTTTAACTTTGGCTTTACACTTTCTCTTTAAGCTCACTAGTGCCATTAAATACAGCCATTTCACCTGCTTGTTGAGCAAgttaacatttaatttatttcattaaataagttaatgtatGTGCATAGTTCAGTGTCTGGTGCATAAGTGTTATAAAGCAtcattatcatatatatttatggcAAAAACTATCATTGCCCCAAAGCCTTTGCCTTTGATGAGCACCTCATTCAATGAGAGCCCAGGGACAATGTCCTGTTTACTGCTATATTACACAGGCTGCCAGAAACCTATCTCTGAATACTAAcgtggtgtttttatttttttaattgactttagACCCAAACAAGCCCTGAAAACAAATTCTAGATTCCCCCTATTTCCCTGAGTGTAGTTGCCTACAAACCAACCCTCTCTTTGGTACTAAAACCTGATTCTAATTCATCtaaacagagaaagaatttatgaAATGGCATGTTGGGTAAGAAAATTGAACCCTCAAATCTTAGTAGTCTTAACACAAAAACAAGTTTCTCACTCACCCTACATTTCCAGTGAGGGTGGGAACCAGGAAGTCTCCTCCATATTGTCACTTGGGGACCCAGAACGATGGAGGGTTCACTATCTGTGACATTCCTAGTCACAATGTCAAGGGAAGACACTAGAGAGTCATGCAGGGGCTTTTCAGTGCCTCAGCCTGGACTTATCCCATGCCCTGGGCTAGAAGATAGAGTCTTCTCTGCAAAGGAAGGGAGAACCAGATAGTGTTGACCAGCAACAACGTTTACCACAGAAACAGCGCCCAGTCCTTAGCCAATAGCTGCTAATataaaggggcaaagggagggaatACACAGACAAGATCCTGCCACAGGGGTAATCTGTTTGGATACCAATCCTGATCCCATCACTCATTATCTCCCTGCTGATCTCCATACCCTTGAAAACATCTTCCAGAAAATTAGTCCTTGATTCTAttacaaataatttcaaattgAACCCCCCTAAGGTTCAAAATCCCAGGTAAGAGAATCTGATTAGCATGCCAGGTAGGTTAGGTCATGTGCCCATGGTTTAGTTGTAAAGGGCAGGAAGAGGAAATTTCTGCCTATTTCAGCTTTCACACTTGGCAGAAGGATGCTGTTGCTTCTTGAATTTAAGATTCCCTGTAAATGACGGGTGTTCAGGTTTCTGGGCAGCCCAAACAAAAATGTGCCCTGTATCGTTTCAATGATTTGCATATTTACGAATTTTATATAAACAGATTTATACAGTATGTGCCCCTTTTtggcctggcttctttcacagtATCATTATACAAAGGTCCATTTAAGTTGTTGCACATATCAGtgctgagtactattccactGTAAGGACATGCcacatttgcttatccattcccTTGTTGACGAACACTTGTTGTCTCTACCTTTTGGCTACTACCAAGAAAGCTACCAAGAGCAGTCATGAACAGCTCTTTTTCTGGACATGTGCttctatttctcttgggtaaatatctaggagtggaattgctggattgtccGGTAAGTGTGTGCTTGAACtgttaagaaactgccaaactcttttccaaagtggttgtgccattttacattcccaccaaccatgGATGAGAGCTCCAATTCTCCAATTGTCATAATGCTTGGTATGgccagttttcttaattttagccattctaataggtatgtggTGGtatattattgtggttttaatttccatttgccTGAAGACTAATAGggttttttcatatacttatttgccTTCCGAATGcgttttgttttgcaaaatgtCTGCTCAAATACTTtgccattttttaatgtatttcttgcAATCTGAAGTTTCCTTTTCATTGTCTTAACTGTTTCTGCTCCTGTTTTCTActatacattttattcttttagattttacatttaggtcagTCATCCATTTGGGGTTAATTTTTATACCTGGTGCAAAGTACTGatcaaagtttgttttgttttgttttttcttttgtttgtttgggtttttttttttttttggcatatggatatccaattgtcctagacccatttttttttaaagactatccATTCACTACTGAATTACCTTTTcttatttgtcaaaaatcaatcaTCCATATATGTGTAGATCTATTTCTAGACTCCTGAGTTTGTCCCAATGATCTGTATGTCTATATTAAACCATATGGTATTAATTACTGTATCTTCAGATCTAAAATTATGCCAAAatagaaagcttattaaaaaatgcaaaaagataGAGACctaacagaaaatgaacaaaagctaTGGTCAGTTTACAGAGAAGGAATTACAATGGCTCTTAAACGTGCAAGAAGATTCTCAACATCAGccataataaaacaaacacaaattaagGCTGCGCTAAGATACAATTCACACCCTCAAATTTTCAAATACCAAAAACTTTAACAACACACTTTATATTGATAAGGATGTATGAAAATGGGTCCTTTTACCCACTGGTGGCATGAGTTAAATTGTAACGACCCCTGTGGAAAACAATTGGGcaacatttactcatttgttaAATGGGTATAACCTTTGACCCAGCAAgtctgtttctagaaatttatcctgcaaggggcgcctgggtggcgcagtcggttaggcgtccgacttcagccaggtcacgatctcgcggtccgtgagttcgagccccgcgtcaggctctgggctgatggctcggagcctggagcctgtttccgattctgtgtctccctctctctctgcccctcccccgttcatgctctgtctctctctgtcccaaaaataaattaaaaaatgttgaaaaaaaaaaaaaaaaagaaatttatcctGCAATATAGTTCAATAAGTGTTCACAGATCATGTTCAACTATTTCCACTGTGGCATTTCTTATAATGGCAAAGAcaataaacaaccaaaatgtccagcAATAGAGAACTGGTTACATAAATGATAAAGTCCTATAATAAACCACATTTCACTAGCAAAAGAATAAGATGTATGAAATGTAATGGAATGACCTTCAAAATATACTGATAAGTGagatattcaaagtgctgaagaaTTATTTTAGGATGCTGCCATTTGTGTGAAAAGGAAAcctatacacattaaaaaatacatatgcccTTATAGGTGCATAATAGTTATGGAATATAAAACTGAAGAGTGGCTGTCCTTGGGGATGAGATAATGGAGTCAGTGCTGAGGGAGAAGATACGCATTATATAACTTCTCCTCTGAAtttttttgctgtgtgtgtgtgtgtgtgtgtgtgtgtgtgtgtgtgtcttgttcaattagaaaatctattttaaaagaagtgtatactaggggtgcctgggtggctcagtcggttaagcatctgacttcagttcaggtctgatctcacggttcgtgagttcgagccccgcatcaggctctgtgctgacagctcagagcct
Proteins encoded in this region:
- the LOC131491403 gene encoding N-acetyllactosaminide alpha-1,3-galactosyltransferase-like isoform X3, with the protein product MNSPSKELKLSDWFSPSQSMNLTTTNWSAPVVWHGTFNEEVLEQYYAKHKITVGLTVFAVGRYIDHYLRKFILSADMFFMVGHKVIIYVLIDDFSRMPWIQLSPLRTIKVFEIKREKRWQDVSMMRMKTISEHVVDHIQREVDFLFCMDVDQVFVRKYGVETLGESVAQLHAYWYKADLIKVPYERSELSEAYIPTGMGDFYYHAAVFGGTPTQVLNIARECLKGIMNDKKNSIEAVWHDESHLNKYFFLHKPAKLLSPEYCWDFTRTDIINIRNIKLSWAKKDYKHLRVKL
- the LOC131491403 gene encoding N-acetyllactosaminide alpha-1,3-galactosyltransferase-like isoform X2: MILGKQKERMKYRRKTSQLLLLLLFLWALYRQYHVRSMNSPSKELKLSDWFSPSQSMNLTTTNWSAPVVWHGTFNEEVLEQYYAKHKITVGLTVFAVGRYIDHYLRKFILSADMFFMVGHKVIIYVLIDDFSRMPWIQLSPLRTIKVFEIKREKRWQDVSMMRMKTISEHVVDHIQREVDFLFCMDVDQVFVRKYGVETLGESVAQLHAYWYKADLIKVPYERSELSEAYIPTGMGDFYYHAAVFGGTPTQVLNIARECLKGIMNDKKNSIEAVWHDESHLNKYFFLHKPAKLLSPEYCWDFTRTDIINIRNIKLSWAKKDYKHLRVKL
- the LOC131491403 gene encoding N-acetyllactosaminide alpha-1,3-galactosyltransferase-like isoform X1; the protein is MILGKQKERMKYRRKTSQLLLLLLFLWALYRQYHVSTKKLQKMYRCWSMNSPSKELKLSDWFSPSQSMNLTTTNWSAPVVWHGTFNEEVLEQYYAKHKITVGLTVFAVGRYIDHYLRKFILSADMFFMVGHKVIIYVLIDDFSRMPWIQLSPLRTIKVFEIKREKRWQDVSMMRMKTISEHVVDHIQREVDFLFCMDVDQVFVRKYGVETLGESVAQLHAYWYKADLIKVPYERSELSEAYIPTGMGDFYYHAAVFGGTPTQVLNIARECLKGIMNDKKNSIEAVWHDESHLNKYFFLHKPAKLLSPEYCWDFTRTDIINIRNIKLSWAKKDYKHLRVKL